AAAATGGAAAATCTGATCTGTATCCGATTTCATTTCCAGTTTGGAAACATTCTCTCTCACGCGGTCTAAGATTCTTGTCGCATCGGCAACACCCGTTTCTGGGAATAGGATGACAAACTCTTCCCCTCCAAACCGAGAGATGATATCGGATTTTCGAAAACTAGTTTTTAATGCATGGGCCAATTGTTTGATCACTTGGTCTCCAATTTCATGCCCAAATGTGTCGTTGATATTCTTAAATTTATCGAGATCAATCATTGCCAATGATAATAGGCTATTATGCCTTTTGCAACGTTGGAATTCCTGTTCGATCCTTTCTTCCATATAACGTCTATTATATAGATTGGTCATCACATCTCGGATCGCAGTTTCACGCAATTGGTCATGTAACGCTTTGATACGTAAGGCACTAAAAATTCTTGCGAGTAATTCGATTTCTTTGGCAGGTTTGGTGATATAATCTGTTGCCCCTGCTTCTATCGCGATTTTAAAATATTCGGGTTCTGTATGGCCTGTTACCATAATGATGGGAAGCCAACCAACGGGAGATGTAGAGAGTATATCCGAAATTAATTCAATGCCGTTGCCATCTGGCAATTCCCAATCGAGTAATACTACATCGATTGGTTCATTGAGTATTTTTTCCCGTGCTTCTGAAATGGTTTCAGCTTCAATTGCAATGTAACCATTTTTGGTAATCCACCTGCTGAGAACTTTCCTTTGCAGTTCAGAATCTTCAATGATAAGGATTTTTCTAAGTCCTTTTGGCATTCACCTATCGTTTACTTTTTCTTTTTTTTACCTAGTATTTTTTCTACTTCGCCAGGTTCCATTGGAACTTTTACAATGGTCCCACCTTCTTTCCTGACTTGGTCTAAGTCAATAACAGCTCCCGACAATAACCTTGCCGCTTTTTTAGAATTATCTTTCACTCCATAAACAACCCATTTACCACCTTCAAGGGATAACACTAAATATGTACAATCGGCTGCTGCTAAAATGGAATGGGCAGAGATCTGTGCCATGAACTCATAACTGAGTACGATTCCTGTTCCCACAGCGACACCCGATGGCACACCAATCGCTTTGCCAACTTGGTAGACTCCATAACCCGTACCCACTCCAAACGAAGCAGCAGAGCCCACTACACCCACTGTGGCGGACGTAGCCTTGGTGGAAGCATAGGTAACGACCTCAGTGGTGCCAGAAGCCCCAGCGACAGCTCCTCCAGCGACTGTACCCGTCACGGCAAGCCCTCCCCCTAAGACTGTTTGGCCTGCCGTCACACCCACATAACTCATAGGTGCAAGGATGTACTTTCCTGACGACTCAGTGACAAAGGCAGCAGACTTCACGGAGTATGCAGATGACTTTCTAGACATAGCGGATGTGACTTTAGCGCCCTTATCGAGCGACTGGACAGATTCATGTACCACAACTTCTGTACTATTGATGATAGAACCAAGAACGAGTTCAATACTAGGTGCTGTCAAATACACAACACCTTTCCCTGTTAATGTAATTGTCTCGACTAACCCATACATGGTGGTTCCAGCTGCATTCGTACCCAAAGCAACAGGATAGATGAGTCCATTCCAAGTCACATACCCAACGGATAATAAAGCAAACTTACTAATCGGTTTGATAATACTGTCATACAAAATTGCTTTGGTTGCTCTGGAAAAAGATTTTAGCAATGCAGTGGGTATGCCTTCATCTTTGTCTGCAATGGCTTCAATTTCTCCCTTGGCTTTCCCTAACTCTTCCTTTGTATCTTTTCCATATTGGAAAATGGTTTCTTTCCAACTTCCAAATATACTTTCAGAAACAGCAGACCGAATCTCATTGATTTCAGAATTGCGACTAAAAAAACCACCTTTTCGAAAGTCTTCGTAGGATTCATTCCAAGAATTTTTTAATGCTTCATCTAAATCAATGTAACCATAGACAGTGGATTCAAAATCTTTTTGGAAATTCTCTTGGTACTTTTGGAATCTTTTTTTGGCAGAGGGAGATGTATCCTTTGGCATCTCTCGGTTGAGTTGCATCTCTGCCCATTCATCCCACTCCTTTCGAATCTCCGCTGATTTTGCAATCACTGCTTCGTGACTTTGTTTCCCTCGATCAAATGATGATCCTATGAGGCCATAAGATTCCGCAACAGACGTATACATGATGAAGAGACCAGGTTTCGTTGCGTTTTCACTTAAGTACTTCTGGACCTGTTCTCCTTTGTCATTGATATTGCCAGCTGCTTTCCAACTCATCTTCGTTCCTTCTTTGACAATCACAACCGATTCAGATGCTTTGAGGATTGATTTGGAAAATTGTTCGGCAGCAAAATCATAGCGCATTCTGAGAACCGTAATCGATGCTTCTTCCATCGGTGGGATAAACTTAATGCTTGTACCTTTGACTGGCAATGCACCTTGGTAGTACAAAGAGCTATGACCTTCGATCACAAGTTTTTTGGTATTCTTTAATGGATCTTCTGCTTTCTTGTCCGAGCTTGCACAATACGAAATGGAAAGACCTAAAATGAGTCCAAGGATTGGTTTCTTAATTTGATTGAATTTCATTTCGCTTGCGCCTCTAATTTTTTGGAACGTTTCAATTGTTCTGACATCTCGGCATCGAGTACCTTTTTGATGAGTTTAGGATCATCTGATAGAATTTTCACTTTCCCTTTCTTTTTGGCTTCTTCTAAGTTGATTACAGTACCTGTAGGGATATCCTCTTCGTCCAAATAATTTCCTTTCACATAGGCAATCACAACCCTTGGTCCATCATACATGATGAGGATTGGTCCATCGACTGCTGTGAGTAAAATTTGAGGAGGTAAGACGGTGAGTGCCGAGTAACCTAACACAATCCCAGAACTCATTGTATACATCCCTGCTTCTGCTACACCTGTTGTGAGATCATATGTGAGCCCAGTGGCATAGGCAGTTGATTCATAACCCACTCCACCTGTCGCACCAATGGCACCACCAGCCGTAGTTGCCGCAACAGAGGTCACTTGGTTAAAGAGTGCAATCGATGTTCCGGAAGTGTAAGTAGGAACAGTTGCCGATGCAGAGAGAATCCCGATCGAACTAAACATCCCTGCTTCGAGTGTTGGAGAAAATACTCGGTAACCAGCTTTTGATCCATAATAAAAAACAAGCCCTGTGGAAACGAGAGCATTCGAAGAAAAATTCATCCCTTGTGAAAGGGGAACGTATACTCCATTGACGAGTAAAAGTTCACCTGTATTCACAGTTGTTTTGGTGATGGGTGAAACAACTACTTCCTTCAAAGCAACCGTATAACCTTGGAAAATATCAATGAGGGCAAGGAGTGCGTTGTCTCTCTCACCTGATTCTTCGTAATTACGAGTGAATTCATCGGATGCTTTTTTAAAGGAATCACCCCATGAGTTCATTACATTCTTCGAATTGGTTTTCAGAGTGGATGTAAACAGTTGGTTCAGTTGGCCAGATTTTTGATTACGAGCATCCGCATACCGACTCAGTTCTTTATCTAAAAGATCGATGTCCGATTTAACTCTTGGAACTAAATACACATAACCTAATACAAATCGACTGCCTGCTTCACTAAAACTGGATTTGGAGAGTTTCCACTCTTCTTTCGAAAGCTCTACACCTGCATCATAAATATCTTCTGTCCTTCTTGTTCCTTCCGAATACCCGTCTTTTGTCCAATTTTTGACAGCATTCATCGTGTTACCTAGTTTGCCCGGGAAATCTTCGCTTCGTTTTTTTAATTTCACAAGCACCATCGCTTTCGCAACGTTTGCACTCATTAGATTCTCTTTGGAAAGGTCGATTGCCTTTTTCCCGGAAGGAATCACAGCCCAACCTTGCTCATACAGATTTTTTCTGGATCCAATTGAATTGGAAGTTAAGGGAGCAATTTTTTTAAACGTTTGGGGTTTATTGGAAGTGAGGACAGATGTACCGAATACTTTCTCTGATTTTTCTTCACTCAAACAACTCACAAAATTTACGACAAAAAGTAAAAGAACGAAACAATACAATTTCAAATGGTACTTCATAAGTTGGGAGAATGTTATACAAGGAATTGAATCATGCAACTGAAAAATATATTCCTATTGCTTAATCCATGTTTAGTGAAAGTATTTTACTACATACAAGAATTTGAATGACCTATCGCGATCATTCAAAAGACTACATCATATGAAGAAATTAAACATATACTTTGCTATTATTGCGATTTTGTTATGTGTTGCCGTTATCTTTAAGAAAAATAATCTTACCTTCCAAGCACTCATTTCTCTCTTTGCGATCACACCTAATTCTGAAGTTTTTGATTTCAACACTGCCGACCAAATGGCAAAGGAAAAATTGAAATCAAAATATGTTCCAACGCCTGTGTACAAAATTCCAGGACTTGATGGAATCAGTTTTGAAGATTATAGGCAAATCGAATACAAACCTGATGTTGCGATTTGGAAAAATTTAGCACTCCCCTACCAATTGCATTTTTTCCACCCAGGCCATATCTACAGTAATGGGATCAAAATTTATGAAGTGATTGGAGAAAAGCCAGTAGAGATCCCTTATGATTCCTCTCGCTTTCATTTTGGGAACCTTCCCCTCACAGATGATTTTTATGAGTTAAGTAAAAAACTCCAATACACTGGCTTTCGAGTTCACTATCCCATCAACCAAAAGGAGGCTTTGGAAGAATTCTTAGTCTTCCAAGGTTCTTCTTATTTCCGTGCCTTGTCCAAAAACCAAGTCTATGGTTTATCGGGAAGAGGACTTGCCATCAACACTGGCCCTGATGGAAAAGAAGAGTTCCCTATCTTTGAAAGTTTCTATATCAAACGCCCTGAGAAAAAAGATTCCTCCATTTTGATCTATGCCATTATGAATAGTGAATCCGTTGTCGGTGCGTATGAATTTTTTGTTACACCTGGTGAGATCACAACCATTGATGTGCGTGCTAAAATTTACCTACGTAAAAAAATCAAACGACTGGGACTTGCTCCCATCACATCCATGTTTCTCTATGGAGAATCCAATATCCCCATCCTTGGCAACATCCACCCAGAGATCCATGACTCTGATGGACTTCTCACTTATCTTGGAGAAGACAACTGGGAATGGAGACCACTCATCAATCCCAAAAAAACCAAACTCACAAATATCGAACTGAACCATCCCAAAGGGTTTGGACTCATCCAACGAGATCGAAAATTCAAAAGTTACCAAGATGAAAAATTACAATACCACCGTCGGCCAAGCCTTTGGGTAGAACCAAAGGGTGATTGGGGCAAAGGGGACTTATACCTATTGGAATTTACAACCAATCTGGATTCGGATGACAACGTAACTATTTTTTGGGAACCAAACATCCCTCCCAATTTGAATGAAGGATACGAATACCAGTATAAATTGAGTTATACGGAAAAATCTCCAGACTCACACCGTCTGGGAAAGTCATCATCCTATTACAAAGGGACTGACCCTCTCTTTCCAAAAGAAAAGATGTTAACACTTTATTTTACTGGTGATAATCTAAAAGCACTAGATCCAAAAACAGAGCTCAAAGCCATCATCAAAAATGATATGATCCCACCGGATCAAATTCGTTATAAAATCGAAAAGATCCGTGAACTTGACCAATGGAGATTACAAATTTGGCACTCGTCGCCAATCGATGTTTCTACTTGGAATGTTTATTTGGAGAAAGAAAATCAAAAAATCACAGAAACATGGATCTATAGAGATGGCATCTCCAAATAAAACTTTGTACGAAGCTGAGTTCAGTGAACGATTGCGAACCTACCTTTTGTTATCGGGAATTCAAAATGAATATAGTATTTCGAATACTCTTTCCCAATTTTTCCAAAACACTAACCTATCTTATGAGTGGGATAGGGATTGGTCTCTTTGGATGGGTTATATAAACGCAAACAAAATTAGTATGGAATCTCCACTTCCATTCCCAAACAGAGCTTGGCAATTTGGTTCGATGGTCCCCAAGGATTCTGATTGGAAAACCGATCCTATCAAGTCAAAGGAATCCATCATCAGTTCCTTTAAACCCATCTTCGTTTTAGTTTCCATTTTCCTTTGGAGTGCCCTCTACTACCTCATCATCTTTAGGTTATTATGATCCAAATCCATCGAATTTTATTTTTTACAGTCTTCATGATACCCATCATCATTGGGCTCACTACCTTTGCCCAAATCATCTCCTTTGGTGGAGTTGAATTAACCGAATACTACCAATTCATCACCTTACTTTTTCTTTTGCCCATGTTATCCTATGGGGCAACCACTTCTCTTTTTGGATTTTTGATTTCTCTTTTGAAACAGGGTGATCCATTACTCAAAGCAAAAAAAATCCCAGAGAAGGAATTGGACTTTCCAAGTATCGATCGTGTCCCGGTTGCCCTTGTCATGCCAGTCTATGAAGAAAATGAAGTCTCGATCTTTGCAAGGATCAAAGTGATTTATGAATCACTCGAGAAATACCACTCCCTTCCCAAATTAGATTTTTTTATCTTAAGTGATACAAGAACTCCTGAAAAATGGATCAAGGAAGAAGCTGCTTATCTTGAGTTATGTGAATCCACTGGGAACTATCAAAAATTCCATTACAGAAGGAGAAAAAGTAACCTCAACGGAAAGAGTGGTAACATCGCTGATTTTTGCCGTCGTTGGGGCAATCGATACGAGTGCATGATCATACTAGATGCTGATAGTTTGATGAGTGGAGAAATCATTGTCCAACTCATTGCGATGATGGAACAAAACCCAAGGGCAGGCATCATCCAAACCAATTCTAAATTATTCCGTGCCACAACTCTCTTTCAAAAATTAACTGAATTTTCCTCCTATCTCTTTAGTTCTTATTTCTTAAAAGGTGCTAGTTTTTGGCAGATCAATGCCAACAGTTATTGGGGCCATAATGCCATCTTACGCATCAAACCCTTTATGGAATACTGCGCTCTCCCTCATCTCCCTGAATATGGTGGGCTTGGTGGAAAAATCTTAAGCCATGATACAGTCGAAGCAAGCCTCATGCGAAAGGCTGGATACGAAGTCTTATGTGCTTATGAACTCGAAGGAAGTTACGAAGAGAATCCACCAAATATCATCGATGTGTTAAAACGAGACCAGAGGTGGTGCCAAGGGAATTTACAACATTTTTGGTTTTTATTTGGAAAGAAAATTCCCTTTATCAATCGAATCCACATTTTAAATGGAATTTTATCTTACCTCAATTCACCCATATGGTTATGTTATATCCTACTTAGTTTGTGGAATTATATCGAAGAAAGTAAGTTCCTAAACTACTCCATGCTTCCTGAAGAGTTCGAATACTTTAAAGCACAGATTTATGACCCTTTATATTTAAAACTTTTGTATCTTTCCTTACTCCTACTCTTTTTGCCTAGGGTTCTCAGTTACTTAAGTTTACCGTTAAAACAAATCTTCCTAAAGTTTCCGGCCTTCTTTTTAGAGACTTTATTTTCTATTCTCATCGCACCTATCTATATGATTTACCATAGCATTTTTGTGGTGTCTATCTTCTTAAACAAAAAGATCTCCTGGGGACCCCAGAATCGGGATGCGGAATCAAGTTACCCTTTCTCCTATGTGGTTTCTTCCTTTTTTGGAATCACCATCCTGGGGCTTGTTTCTGCTTATATCAGTTACTCTTATTCTCTGATGTTATTTTTCTTAACGATGCCCATTTGGATTGGTTGGACTCTTTCCATCCCACTTGTAATGTTCACAAGCCGCGAACAAAAATCCTTACACTCGTTTTTTGATCTCTCGTACTGGAAACCCACTCGTGGTCTCACAAACAATTTGAGAGAAGAGCTCACTCGCAGTGATGAAAAACGAATGGAAGGAAAAGAAATTTTTTATGCACTTGTGCACCCAGTTTTCCACAAGAAACACAAACAATTACAAGGGAACAAATCTTACCGCTCCAAAGTTTCGGACTCAATTACACATGATTTCGAAATCTTACTGGAACAAGGACCAAAACAATTGGACCGAAAAAAATTACTCAACATCCTTTCCAATCGTGAATTATTAGATTTATTTTTTCAAAAATTTTGGACCTCAGAAAAATCCAAATGGGGAGAGTATTGGAAAGAGATTTGGGAAGAGATCAACCCATCTTCTTTTCCATAATCCTCCAATAATAAGAAGATCGTTTCCAGTCTTCAATAAAACCACAGTGACCACCTTTTGCTTCAATGACCACATCGATGTAAGCTGAACTTGGAATTTCTGTGAACTCTTTCCATGGTATGACTGGATCATCCATAGATGTCAAAATGGTCGTTGGGACTTTGATGGTTCTGAAAAAAAGATCGGACAAAGTATACGATAAAAAGTATTCATCTACAGAACGAAACTGAGAAAACTCCTTCACCATTTTTTCTGTTAACTCCATGACCGATTGGTATTTATCCAAATCATGAAAGGAATACAAATGGGGAAACAGTTGTCCTTTTTTCTCTAAAGATGATTTCCATGAATTTAAAAAATATTTCCGTAGGAATGGATGCTCATCCATTTTGATGGTGGCCCGTTTTGGATCAAGAGCTGGGCTAAAGGCAAAACAATGTTTGAGCCCTGGGATTTTCTCTTCCGCTTTTGCCGTACTATGTTTGCCCGCCATTCTTAAAACAAAATTTCCACCCAGGGAAAACCCAGCCAAATACACGGGAAGTTTGGACTTCACTGACTTTGCTAATGTGAGTACCGCATCATATGTTTCTTCGAGTAAACTTCCGTTAAAGATCCCTTCGTTTAAATGGTGGGTGTCTCCGTGGTCTCGGAGATTCAACCGATAGACAGAATAATCTTTTGCTAAAAAATGTT
This is a stretch of genomic DNA from Leptospira ellinghausenii. It encodes these proteins:
- the mdoH gene encoding glucans biosynthesis glucosyltransferase MdoH; the encoded protein is MIQIHRILFFTVFMIPIIIGLTTFAQIISFGGVELTEYYQFITLLFLLPMLSYGATTSLFGFLISLLKQGDPLLKAKKIPEKELDFPSIDRVPVALVMPVYEENEVSIFARIKVIYESLEKYHSLPKLDFFILSDTRTPEKWIKEEAAYLELCESTGNYQKFHYRRRKSNLNGKSGNIADFCRRWGNRYECMIILDADSLMSGEIIVQLIAMMEQNPRAGIIQTNSKLFRATTLFQKLTEFSSYLFSSYFLKGASFWQINANSYWGHNAILRIKPFMEYCALPHLPEYGGLGGKILSHDTVEASLMRKAGYEVLCAYELEGSYEENPPNIIDVLKRDQRWCQGNLQHFWFLFGKKIPFINRIHILNGILSYLNSPIWLCYILLSLWNYIEESKFLNYSMLPEEFEYFKAQIYDPLYLKLLYLSLLLLFLPRVLSYLSLPLKQIFLKFPAFFLETLFSILIAPIYMIYHSIFVVSIFLNKKISWGPQNRDAESSYPFSYVVSSFFGITILGLVSAYISYSYSLMLFFLTMPIWIGWTLSIPLVMFTSREQKSLHSFFDLSYWKPTRGLTNNLREELTRSDEKRMEGKEIFYALVHPVFHKKHKQLQGNKSYRSKVSDSITHDFEILLEQGPKQLDRKKLLNILSNRELLDLFFQKFWTSEKSKWGEYWKEIWEEINPSSFP
- a CDS encoding YheT family hydrolase; protein product: MSLFKPIPFFSGPMVQSFMASFKSKADKSYGKNLEGEWRSVRTKKGVTLLARIHDVPSPKGIVILVHGWEGSIHSSYIIRTTKHFLAKDYSVYRLNLRDHGDTHHLNEGIFNGSLLEETYDAVLTLAKSVKSKLPVYLAGFSLGGNFVLRMAGKHSTAKAEEKIPGLKHCFAFSPALDPKRATIKMDEHPFLRKYFLNSWKSSLEKKGQLFPHLYSFHDLDKYQSVMELTEKMVKEFSQFRSVDEYFLSYTLSDLFFRTIKVPTTILTSMDDPVIPWKEFTEIPSSAYIDVVIEAKGGHCGFIEDWKRSSYYWRIMEKKMG
- a CDS encoding glucan biosynthesis protein; the protein is MKKLNIYFAIIAILLCVAVIFKKNNLTFQALISLFAITPNSEVFDFNTADQMAKEKLKSKYVPTPVYKIPGLDGISFEDYRQIEYKPDVAIWKNLALPYQLHFFHPGHIYSNGIKIYEVIGEKPVEIPYDSSRFHFGNLPLTDDFYELSKKLQYTGFRVHYPINQKEALEEFLVFQGSSYFRALSKNQVYGLSGRGLAINTGPDGKEEFPIFESFYIKRPEKKDSSILIYAIMNSESVVGAYEFFVTPGEITTIDVRAKIYLRKKIKRLGLAPITSMFLYGESNIPILGNIHPEIHDSDGLLTYLGEDNWEWRPLINPKKTKLTNIELNHPKGFGLIQRDRKFKSYQDEKLQYHRRPSLWVEPKGDWGKGDLYLLEFTTNLDSDDNVTIFWEPNIPPNLNEGYEYQYKLSYTEKSPDSHRLGKSSSYYKGTDPLFPKEKMLTLYFTGDNLKALDPKTELKAIIKNDMIPPDQIRYKIEKIRELDQWRLQIWHSSPIDVSTWNVYLEKENQKITETWIYRDGISK
- the dgcR gene encoding diguanylate cyclase DgcR; translated protein: MPKGLRKILIIEDSELQRKVLSRWITKNGYIAIEAETISEAREKILNEPIDVVLLDWELPDGNGIELISDILSTSPVGWLPIIMVTGHTEPEYFKIAIEAGATDYITKPAKEIELLARIFSALRIKALHDQLRETAIRDVMTNLYNRRYMEERIEQEFQRCKRHNSLLSLAMIDLDKFKNINDTFGHEIGDQVIKQLAHALKTSFRKSDIISRFGGEEFVILFPETGVADATRILDRVRENVSKLEMKSDTDQIFHFTFSGGVAGGDLTEFTSNHELLKIADKNLYEAKSSGRNKIVS